From the Ascochyta rabiei chromosome 14, complete sequence genome, one window contains:
- a CDS encoding DNA primase large subunit Spp2 codes for MAAGGFKMSLGGLKAKPGLKSIALKKDAKPKKALLGDDEPDDTNKQQEISGFDVAAGGAIDINGPKEKQGPLVIPSLPNRNWREEARKKQLEKAPHTQQQSVDVVMEEPEKEVVYGLTVPAKPEEAQENGVTEPAEPMEVDPQDNLTEAQRLEKQALESLLNGKSTDASRIVPAITDEEALQNDLNEAPDEPSLDAYEATPIEGFGLAMLRGMGWKDSDGESRKNGAKAPKEIKRRPALLGIGAKEDAAKDVELGEFNSKARGKKGKDKDAAQGYNPVTLRNKKTGEVITEEELKAKLEGQDLVQDEKPSKDSRGRDDDDEKSGRRRDRRDNRDRDRRRDDDYDSERRRERDRKDDRQRNKYDNNNNNNDSDRRREKRRDREDDYDSERRREKRRDRDRRDRSRSPRDDKRRDRYRSRSRDSKDKRARRDRSRSRDSDDRRRRKKERDYDDDRSEGRRRDRDDKSSRR; via the coding sequence ATGGCCGCGGGCGGCTTTAAGATGTCGCTGGGCGGCCTAAAGGCGAAGCCAGGCCTCAAATCAATCGCTTTGAAGAAGGACGCAAAACCAAAGAAAGCGCTTCTTGGCGACGACGAGCCCGACGACACAAACAAGCAGCAAGAGATCTCAGGATTCGACGTAGCAGCAGGCGGCGCAATCGATATCAATGGCCCCAAAGAAAAGCAAGGGCCGCTGGTCATACCTTCATTGCCAAATCGTAACTGGCGCGAAGAAGCGCGGAAGAAGCAACTGGAGAAGGCGCCGCATACACAACAACAGAGTGTCGACGTCGTAATGGAGGAACCGGAGAAGGAGGTCGTATATGGACTTACCGTACCAGCGAAACcagaagaagcgcaagaaAACGGAGTTACCGAACCTGCAGAACCTATGGAAGTAGATCCACAAGACAACCTGACGGAGGCGCAACGGCTCGAAAAGCAGGCTCTCGAATCCCTCCTCAATGGCAAATCCACCGACGCTTCGCGCATTGTCCCCGCCATAACTGACGAAGAAGCCCTCCAAAACGATCTCAACGAGGCCCCCGACGAGCCCTCGCTCGACGCCTACGAGGCTACACCCATTGAAGGCTTTGGCCTGGCAATGCTGCGCGGCATGGGCTGGAAGGACAGCGATGGAGAGTCACGCAAGAACGGCGCGAAAGCACCAAAAGAAATTAAGCGCCGGCCTGCACTGCTGGGCATCGGCGCAAAGGAGGATGCTGCTAAGGATGTCGAGCTGGGTGAATTCAACAGTAAGGCGAGAGGCAAGAAGGGTAAAGACAAAGATGCGGCGCAAGGTTACAACCCCGTTACTTTACGGAACAAAAAGACGGGCGAGGTCATTACAGAAGAAGAGCTCAAGGCGAAATTGGAGGGCCAGGACCTCGTACAAGACGAGAAACCCTCAAAGGACTCGCGCGGGCgcgatgatgacgatgagAAGAGCGGGCGGAGGAGAGACAGGCGAGACAACAGAGATCGCGACCGGCGGCGTGATGACGATTACGACAGCGAACGAAGACGCGAAAGGGACCGTAAGGACGACCGCCAGCGAAACAAGTAcgataacaacaacaacaacaacgacagtGATCGACGGCGGGAGAAGCGCAGGGACCGAGAAGACGACTACGACAGCGAACGAAGGAGAGAGAAGCGCAGAGATCGCGACAGGAGAGACCGGAGCCGCAGTCCTCGCGACGACAAGCGGCGCGATCGGTACCGGAGCAGAAGCCGCGATTCAAAGGACAAGCGCGCCAGACGGGACAGAAGTCGAAGCCGCGACTCTGACGACCGACGGCGGAGGAAAAAGGAGCGAGACTACGATGACGACCGAAGTGAAGGGAGGAGGAGAGATAGAGACGACAAGAGCTCGAGGAGATAG
- a CDS encoding DNA-binding transcriptional regulator ume6: MSPSSALSSTAQQPSTMVGTTAAANAAKQAAAKMHRRSRTGCFTCRLRRKKCDEGKHSCRACKHLGLKCEYKRPVWWSNNEQRRNQKEVIKNIIKRTKLNEKTAQGVAMGANTPPSLCHSAQTADHYSDGIACTRAPSVDSQNSLDYSFNTVTPPDFYNAAMPPPVFAPVYQHPGQFAPYEIDIKTESQMFINDIPTRRDSTFSTFSHYQTPPAIGQGYPTDNWVQQDYFESHRESFAEEPLEFNTFDFPTHGAFSPSHQPMVQVDECDQHLLTHFIDNVMHMVYPVLEANQPGSARDKVVLPALETNKAYLHACLSVSALHMKTTQGLQGEQIDHDVYRNRFAAVQQLTDSLMSDRDHAETLDATLGMIYFPCSVGRFDDALVDIPWHQHFQAVQSLVHKLELPNQLVAMNGQQQPQPPFNMTLASWIDILGATMLGRTPSFADTYREKLIADAPSGLAELMGCEDRIMYLISEIACLDALKQEGMDDVQLCQHIQLLGEQISLTEPPIGSNNSALSSTGEVLPRQLRRNMTAVYRLAARIYLCSLVPDFDRTQPINANLVSALSKAMDYIPAGPDGFDRSLVWPLLVAGTVSLPNSSFRKMFSERTSRLGDASNSGSFGRMKALLNEVWAVNDHNLSKGIRQSVHWRDTMHQKGWDFLLI; the protein is encoded by the exons ATGTCGCCCTCCTCAGCACTCTCCTCGACAGCCCAGCAACCTTCAACCATGGTGGGAACCACAGCTGCCGCGAATGCAGCAAAACAAGCTGCCGCAAAGATGCACCGTCGATCACGAACAG GGTGCTTCACATGCCGTCTGCGACGGAAGAAGTGTGACGAGGGTAAACACTCGTGTCGTGCTTGCAAGCATCTTGGTCTCAAGTGCGAATACAAGAGGCCAGTGTGGTGGAGCAACAATGAACAGAGAAGAAACCAGAAGGAAGTCATCAAGAACATCATCAAGCGCACCAAGCTGAACGAGAAGACCGCACAAGGAGTCGCAATGGGTGCCAACACACCACCAAGTCTCTGCCACTCAGCCCAGACCGCTGATCATTATTCTGACGGTATTGCTTGCACTCGCGCACCATCCGTTGACTCTCAAAACTCTCTGGACTACAGCTTCAACACAGTTACGCCGCCTGACTTCTATAACGCGGCGATGCCACCGCCAGTGTTCGCCCCCGTCTACCAACATCCTGGACAATTCGCACCTTACGAAATCGACATCAAAACAGAGAGTCAGATGTTCATCAACGACATTCCCACTCGCAGGGACTCTACATTTTCCACCTTCAGCCATTACCAGACACCACCCGCTATCGGCCAGGGTTACCCTACCGACAACTGGGTCCAGCAGGATTATTTCGAGAGCCATCGCGAGTCTTTTGCTGAGGAGCCACTTGAGTTCAATACCTTCGACTTCCCCACCCACGGCGCCTTCAGCCCCTCCCATCAGCCCATGGTCCAAGTGGACGAGTGTGATCAACACCTTCTTACTCACTTCATCGACAATGTCATGCACATGGTGTACCCAGTGCTTGAGGCCAACCAGCCCGGATCGGCTCGCGATAAAGTTGTTTTGCCTGCGCTTGAGACCAACAAGGCTTACTTGCACGCCTGTCTGAGCGTCTCAGCGCTGCACATGAAGACCACACAGGGACTGCAAGGAGAGCAAATCGACCACGATGTCTACAGGAATCGCTTCGCGGCTGTCCAGCAGCTCACAGACTCCCTAATGAGCGATCGCGACCACGCCGAGACCCTCGATGCTACTCTCGGAATGATCTACTTCCCTTGCTCGGTCGGTCGATTCGACGATGCTCTGGTCGACATCCCGTGGCACCAGCACTTTCAAGCTGTTCAGAGCCTGGTCCACAAGCTGGAGCTTCCCAACCAGCTTGTCGCAATGAATGGTCAACAGCAGCCCCAGCCTCCTTTCAACATGACCCTCGCTTCATGGATTGACATTCTCGGCGCAACCATGCTTGGCAGGACACCATCCTTCGCTGACACCTACCGCGAGAAGCTGATTGCTGATGCACCATCCGGTCTTGCTGAGCTCATGGGCTGCGAAGACCGAATCATGTACTTGATTTCGGAAATCGCCTGTCTCGATGCCCTGAAGCAGGAGGGCATGGACGACGTCCAGCTCTGTCAACACATTCAGCTTCTTGGGGAGCAAATCAGCCTGACAGAGCCACCGATTGGTTCGAACAACAGTGCGCTTTCATCTACTGGTGAAGTTCTCCCCCGACAGCTCCGCAGAAATATGACTGCAGTCTACCGCCTGGCGGCTCGCATCTACCTCTGCAGCCTGGTTCCAGATTTCGACCGCACTCAGCCCATCAATGCCAATCTTGTCAGCGCACTCAGCAAGGCTATGGACTACATCCCGGCTGGACCTGACGGCTTCGACCGCTCCCTCGTCTGGCCTCTGCTTGTTGCAGGCACAGTATCTCTCCCCAACTCGTCTTTCCGCAAGATGTTCTCCGAGCGCACCAGCCGTCTCGGAGATGCCTCCAACTCTGGTTCATTCGGAAGGATGAAGGCGCTGCTCAACGAGGTATGGGCAGTCAACGACCACAATCTCTCCAAGGGTATCAGACAGAGTGTCCACTGGCGGGATACGATGCATCAGAAGGGCTGGGATTTCTTGCTCATCTGA